The stretch of DNA GCTGACCGAAGACGCCATGATGCCCGCGATCGCGGGCCTGCCGGACAATCTGTCCGAAGCCGAGCTCACGCGCAGGTTCGGCGGCGTCGGCGGCGCGGCGTACAACACGCTCGTCGCCGAGATCGACGCTCGAGTCGGACGTCTGCCGCTATTTCGCTGAGGGGCGCAGGGCCTGATCGAGGTCCTCGATCAGATCCTCGGTCGCCTCGAGCCCGACCGACATCCGGATCAGCCGATCGCTGATGCCGAGACGCTCGCGATCGGCTCGCGCCATGCCAAGATGTGAGGTGGCCGCCGGCCGAGTCACCAGCGTCTCGGGACCTCCGAGGCTCGGCGCCACCACCGGGATGCGCGTCCGCCGCATGAACGCCTCGGCATCCTCGGCGCCACCGTGCACCTCGAAGCTCATCATGCCGCCGAAACCGTCGAACAGCGCCCGCGCGCGTGCGTGATCGGGATGCGTCGGCAATCCGGGGTAGTGGACGGCCGCGACCGCCGGATGCGATGCCAGGAACTCCGCGATCGCCTGCGCGCTCCGGTTCTGGTGCGCGACGCGCACCGCCAGCGTCTTGAGGCCGCGATGCAGGAGAAACGCCGCGTGCGGATCGAGTGAGCCGCCGAGATGGTTCAGCTTGCGGCGAACGGCGGCCACGAGCTCCGCTCTCCCGATGCACGCGCCGGCGACGATGTCGGAGTGGCCGTTGAGGTACTTCGTCGCGCTGTGCAGCGAGAGATCGAACCCGTGCTCGACCGGCCTGAAGTTCACGGGGCTGGCGAACGTGTTGTCCACGATCGACACCAGGTGGCGCGCCCTCGCGAAAGCCACGGCCGCCTCGAGATCGGCGACCTCCATCAGCGGATTGGAAATCGTCTCGAGGTAGA from Acidobacteriota bacterium encodes:
- a CDS encoding aminotransferase class I/II-fold pyridoxal phosphate-dependent enzyme codes for the protein MSKPSGRLETKLIHAGEPDPRVDGAVVLPIFQTAMFETGDQAERYDDIRYLRLSNSPNHLVLQRKLAALENAESALVTASGMAAISTTLLALLRAGDHLLVQDCLYGGTHDLLTKDLPAFGITFDFIDPADPASWGASLRPGTKAIYLETISNPLMEVADLEAAVAFARARHLVSIVDNTFASPVNFRPVEHGFDLSLHSATKYLNGHSDIVAGACIGRAELVAAVRRKLNHLGGSLDPHAAFLLHRGLKTLAVRVAHQNRSAQAIAEFLASHPAVAAVHYPGLPTHPDHARARALFDGFGGMMSFEVHGGAEDAEAFMRRTRIPVVAPSLGGPETLVTRPAATSHLGMARADRERLGISDRLIRMSVGLEATEDLIEDLDQALRPSAK